A single Phoenix dactylifera cultivar Barhee BC4 chromosome 1, palm_55x_up_171113_PBpolish2nd_filt_p, whole genome shotgun sequence DNA region contains:
- the LOC103704359 gene encoding glycerol-3-phosphate acyltransferase 9, protein MVGLRSSSSEMDLDRPNIEEYLTTDSIEESPKKLHLRDLLDISPTLTEAAGAIVDDSFTRCFKSNPPEPWNWNVYLFPLWCLGVIIRYGILFPLRVAVLTAGWLVFFAAFIPAHFLLTAHNKWRRKIERKLVEMICSVFVASWTGVVKYHGPRPSMRPQQVFVANHTSMIDFIILEQMTAFAVIMQKHPGWVGFIQKTILEGVGCIWFNRTESKDREVVARKLREHIQGADNNPLLIFPEGTCVNNHYTVMFKKGAFELGCAVCPVAIKYNKIFVDAFWNSKKQSFTMHLFHLMTSWAVVCDVWYLEPQYIRPGETPIEFAERVRDMISVRAGLRKVPWDGYLKYFRPSPKLTERKQQIFAESVLQRLEEK, encoded by the exons ATGGTTGGACTGCGGTCATCGAGCTCGGAGATGGATCTGGACCGGCCGAACATTGAGGAGTACCTCACCACCGACTCCATCGAAGAATCCCCCAAGAAGCTCCACTT GAGGGACTTGCTCGACATTTCTCCCACGCTGACGGAGGCCGCTGGTGCTATCGTTGAT GATTCTTTCACTCGGTGCTTTAAATCGAATCCTCCAGAACCCTGGAATTGGAATGTCTATTTATTTCCCTTATGGTGCTTGGGAGTGATTATTAGATACGGAATTCTTTTTCCCCTAAG AGTTGCAGTCTTGACAGCAGGGTGGCTAGTATTCTTTGCAGCCTTTATTCCTGCACATTTCCTGTTGACAGCTCATAATAAGTGGAGGCGTAAAATAGAG AGGAAGTTGGTTGAGATGATATGCAGTGTCTTTGTTGCTTCATGGACAGGGGTGGTCAAGTATCATGGGCCTCGTCCTAGCATGCGCCCCCAGCAG GTATTTGTTGCCAACCACACTTCAATGATTGATTTCATCATACTAGAGCAGATGACAGCATTTGCTGTTATCATGCAAAAGCATCCTGGATGGGTCG GATTTATTCAGAAGACTATTTTGGAAGGTGTTGGTTGTATTTGGTTCAACCGTACAGAATCAAAGGATCGTGAAGTTGTGGcacgaaa GTTAAGAGAACATATTCAAGGAGCTGACAACAACCCTCTTCTGATATTTCCAGAAGGAACCTGCGTTAACAACCATTACACTGTCATGTTCAAGAAG GGGGCTTTTGAACTTGGTTGTGCTGTTTGCCCAGTTGCAATAAAGTACAACAAAATTTTTGTGGATGCTTTCTGGAACAGTAAGAA GCAATCTTTTACGATGCATTTGTTTCACCTTATGACATCATGGGCTGTTGTTTGTGATGTTTGGTATCTGGAGCCTCAGTACATAAGACCTGGAGAGACGCCCATTGAATTTGCTGAAAG GGTTAGAGACATGATTTCTGTTCGAGCTGGTCTCAGAAAGGTCCCATGGGATGGATATTTGAAATACTTCCGCCCGAGTCCTAAGCTAACAGAGCGGAA GCAGCAGATCTTTGCAGAGTCAGTCTTGCAGCGTTTGGAGGAAAAATAA